GCCAACAGCCCACACCGCTTCGTTCAGAACTGGGATACCCCAATCATGGTAATTGTAGGCGGTCACGACTTCAGAATTCCTTACACCGAAGGCCTACAAGCTTACAACGCTGCAAAGCTTAGAGAAATCCCTGCTAAGCTGCTTGTATTCCCCGAAGAAACCCACTTCGTTACCAAACCACAGAATGCGGTTATCTGGCAGCGCGAATTCTTCGGATGGCTGGATAAGTGGCTTAAGTAAAGATATGACAGCAATAGAAAAAGGGGTGAGCGTTACTGCTCACCCCTTTTTTACTATTCGAATTGATTCAGGTAGTCCCCCAACAAAACGTCAGTGCTTGATAGCTCAAACTTCTTCCGCAGCCTTGTTCGAATAGCCTCGATACTCTTAACGCTAATTCCGGTTATCTCCGAAATGCACCTAGTTGTAGTATTAACCCTTACAAGGGCACACACCTTATATTCATTGGGGGTTAAGTCAGGGAATCGGCTACTTAGGTTCTCATTAAAGTGCGGATGAAGTGCTACAAAGCTACGCTCAAACACCTTCCACAAATCGGTAACCCTATACTTTTCGACCTCTAAAACAGCTAACGTCATCCACCCCTGATATGCCACTGGCTGCTTCTCTTTTATCTTATTGAGCTTTGCTATAACCTTATCGACTAGCACGTTTTTCTCCTCCACCTCCAGCAGTTTCGTCAAAACCTCCTTATCCTTCAAAGCATTGACCTCATCCAAGCATTTGCTCTGAATGAGTTTCGCTTCTTCTATCGCCTTTTTATAAAGCCTCCGATACCTAATAAAACCTACTGCACCTAAAAATGCCAGCACAAAAAGAATAAAGAAAGCAAGCCCAAGCACAGCTAGGTGATCGGCTGCTCCATTTTCCGGATTGCTTCCAATGCCGCCATCTTCTGGCCCGACAGTTTTTTTATGGAAAGCAGCGATACTTACTGCATAGAATTTATTACAACTAATCCCCTCCTTGAAACTTCCCAAATCTACAGGGGCAAAATGCAACACATCAACAGCGTAAGCACTCCGGACTTGACATCCGAATAAATTCAAACATAGAAGGCAAAGGCAAAAAGCGGTGGCTAGTAAACGTATCATTGGATTTGTCTATGGTTATTTTTAATGTCCCGTAAAAATATAACTTTTACACATCTTTACAATTCTACCCAATAGTCTTAATTATAGCTTTGCAATCTCTTTCTGGAATTGTAAATTTGCCCCACTCGAAAACTAATAAAAAACCTCATGGAAATAAACGTAAGCTCGGAATTTGGAACGCTCGAAGGCGTTATCCTTCACTCACCAGGTGCCGAAGTGGAAAATATGACACCCGAGAATGCCCAAAGGGCGCTCTACAGCGACATTCTCAACCTATCAATAGCCAAGAAAGAGTACCAACAAGTAATAGGGGTCTTGAGCAAAGTGACCCAAACCTTCGAGGTAAAAGACCTACTTGCCAAAACCCTATCCTCGCCTGCCGTAAAGGAGGAGCTGGTTAGAAGTATTTGCGCAGCAGAGAAGCAGTACCAGCTAGTTGACGAGCTTCTAGCTCTATCACCAGTGGCCTTAAGCAAGGCACTCATAGAAGGGTTGCCGCTTAAAAGGAATAACCTAACAACCTTTTTAAGCGAAGATCGATACTCCCTGCACCCTCTCTTCAACTTCTACTTCACCCGCGATGCCTCAATCTCGATCAACAACAAGGTGCTCATTGGTAAGATGGCCAACAAGGTTCGCGATAGGGAGGCAACCATTATGGAAGCCATTTTCAACCACTCGGGAGAATTCTCGACAAGTACCATCAACCCCTACAACTCGCAAGATGCACGCCAAATTACCATTGAAGGTGGAGATGTGCTAATTGCCCGCGAAGATGTGCTAGTTATTGGGAATGGATGCCGAACCACAACACAGGGAATTGACTTTATCCTTTCCCAAATCTTACAGCAAGACAAGAAAGGCAGATTCCATATTATTGTTCAAGAGCTACCTCACACCCCCGAGTCGTTCATCCACCTCGACATGCTATTTACCCTGCTCGACTTCAACAAGTGCATGGTATACGAGCCAATAATTCTTAACAGCAACAAATTTCAGACGGTTCATATTACTGTAGATAACGGGACTGTAAGCATCCGCTCTGTTGACAGCATCCTTTCAGCACTTCGCTCGCTGGGCATCGATTTAGAGCCGATTGTTTGTGGGGGCACAAAGGACAGCTGGACTCAAGAACGCGAGCAATGGCATAGCGGCGCTAACTTCTTTGCCCTTGGGCCTGGCAAGGTGATGGGCTATGCGCGTAACGTAAACACCTTGGAGGAAATGAACAAGCACGGCTTCGAAATAATAAGAGCCAAGGATGTTATCACCAACCATATCGACTTGAGCGCACACAACAGATATGTTGTTGCTATTGATGGCTCCGAGCTACCCCGCGGTGGCGGTGGTGCTCGATGCATGACGATGCCTGTAAGAAGAACAAAGATCAGCTGGTAAACCCGCGAAACCATAAATAGAATGCACTTATCCTCCTGCCTATACAGGAGGATAATACGCCCTGATTATACATTTTGGCCGCCGAAACCATCCCTTGGCGTAACAGCGGTTGCCCCTGCTCGATCTAGGACTCCGTCGTAACCACCTATTGCAGCTGGCCTACCATTCAAAAGCAATGATCCTCGGCTATAAACCCCACTTCAACGCATCTCGTGGCATCTCGGAGGTAGGTAAGAGCCGCTCGGCAAGCCCCCAAAGCACCCTGCTGCAGCTTCAATAGCCTCAGAACACGCATCAGAGCCATCTCCAGCAGACTTTAATGTATCTCCGATATACCTCGAACGTATCTCCGATATACCTTTTAAGGGTATTAGGCATTGCGCTGAGGCAGACGGCAGGAGTTGCAGGCTATTTTCAGGGGCTGCGTAACCTTTTCAGGCCTCCCATGATTGCCCGGACAGGGGTTTAGATCCTCGCCTGCTTACATATTGCTGCAGAAATTTCGCTTGGGGATATGCTAATCAGGCAACGACAGACTTAATCAGATTTGCGGCATCTAGCAACGAGGTAGCAGATCGCATCTTGAGCCCTGATTCATCAAGTATTCTTTTGCCCTCAATAGCATTCGTTCCCTGAAGACGCACAATTACAGGAATTCCAATCGTCCCTACCTCCTTACACGCACTCACAATACCTTGGGCAACCCTATCGCATCGAACAATACCACCAAAGATATTTATAAGAATGGCCTTCACGTTCGGATCTTTTAGGATGATTCTGAACCCAGCCCCTACTGATGCTGCACTTGCACCGCCTCCCACGTCCAAAAAGTTGGCTGGAGCGCCACCAGAATGCTTAATGATGTCCATCGTTGCCATGGCCAAACCAGCACCATTCACCATGCAGCCTACATTTCCATCAAGCTTTACGAAGTTGAGCTTACAAGCAGCAGCCTCCACTTCGTAGGGGTCTTCCTCGTTCTCATCCCTATATGCTGCAATAGATGGATTTCTAAACAAGGCATTATCATCAATAGCCATTTTAGCATCAACCGCAAAAATACGCCCATCCGCAGCCTTTAGGAGCGGGTTGATTTCGAGTAGCGATGCATCAGAGCCAACATAGGCATTATATGCGGCCAGTATAGCCCTTCCAAAATTCTTCAAGGACACCCCAGAAAGACCCAACCTGAAGCCCATTTTCCTAACTTGGTAATCTTGCAGCCCTACTGGCTCAACAATTTCCCTAAATATAAGGTTGGGAGATTTTAGGGCTACCTCTTCGATATCAACACCGCCTTCTGCTGAATACACAATTGAATTTTTGCCAACCTTTCGATCCAGCAGAATGGAAAGGTAGAGCTCTTTCAATGGCTCCGAACCTGAAGAGTAAACATTCTCGGTCACCAGCACCTTACGCACCTTTTTGCCTTCTACACCGGTTTGATGCGTCACCAGCTGCATGCCAATCATTGCCTCGGCAATCTCATATGCTTGCTCTGCCGATATAGCCAGCTTCACACCACCGCCCTTACCACGACCACCTGCATGGATTTGAGCCTTAATAACACAGCTATCAGAATTTACCTCTTCCTTTAATCGAAGAGCAGCATCTAGCACCTCTGCGGGGGAAGAAGCAAGAATTCCAAAAGGAACAGGAACACCATACTTGGCTAAAATCTCTTTCGCCTGATACTCGTGCAAATTCATAAAGATGAAATGATAGATACGGTTTAACGCTAAGTTGTTATATCTTTACCCCTCTTTTATGGTAAACATGAGAAAGTTAGAAGTACACGAGTTAAACAGATTAGATGTCGAAGAGTTCAAGAGGATAGAAAAACACCCTGTCGTAATTGTACTCGACAACGTTAGGAGTCAGAACAATATTGGATCTGTATTTCGCACAGCCGATGCCTTTAGAATCGAAAAGGTGGTGCTAACAGGAATATGCTCAACACCACCTAACAAGGAAATTCACAAAACAGCCTTAGGTGCCGAAAACAGTGTTGAATGGGAATACTTCGATAAATGTACCGACGCTGTTGAAAGCCTAAAAAATGCAGGCTACACCATTGTATCTATTGAGCAAGTAGAAGGTAGCATTTCTCTCGAAAAGTTCACAATCGATCAAAATGCTAAATATGCATTAGTGCTAGGCAACGAGGTTAAGGGCGTCGATCAGGAAGTTGTGCAAGCAAGCGATTGTGCTATTGAAATCCCACAAGAGGGAACAAAGCATTCGCTCAATGTCTCTATTACAGCAGGGATTGTAATGTGGGAGTTCTTTCGGAAGTTTTCGTTTTAGCAGCCAAGGTTCAGTAGGCAATCGCCGATTATACGGCACAAAAAAAGGAGGCTCAAGGCCTCCTCTTTTTATATCAGAATCATCTATATACTATAGAAGAGATTGGAATGCAGCATTCTGAAGATATGCACGGAATTCGAATTCAGTTGCAGCAAGTTTCTTCAATGAAGCATCACCAGATACAGCTTGCTTCAAGTTGCTAAGCAATGCCGATTCGTTTCCTTGACGAGCAGCGATAACAGCCTTAAGGTAAGCACCCTTTGGAGTGTTAACTTGCTCAAGAACCTTAGAAGCATTTTCAGTCTTACCTACAAGAAGTAGAGCAAGAGCTTGGTTGAACGAGTTCGATCCTGCAAGGTAATCAACTGCAGCAGTGTATTGACCCTTAGTGATTGCAATGTAAGCAAGGTTGTGCTTAACTTGTTCACCAGCATCACCAGCTTGAACAAACAGCTTTTCAGCTTCAGCAATCTTACCTTGAGCAAGAGCAACAGCACCTTGGTTGTTCTTAACAACTGCATCGCTATTAATAGCAGCAGCAGCTTCGAATTGCTTAGCAGCCTCAGCAACCTTTCCTTGCATTAGGTAAACAGCACCAAGGTTATTAATTGCCTTGTAGTTTTTGCTATCAATTTGAATAGCGCCTTCGTATGCTGCAATTTTGTAAGATGGATCAGAAGAAAGTTTAGCACCATACACTAGTTGATCTGCAGAAATGTTGCTGAAATCCTTGTTTTGAATCTTAGCCTTGATTTGATCATCAGAAAGACCAATGCTATTTACGTTAGCAATAAGGTTAGACTTTCTAAGTGCTGGAAGAATTGTCTTCTTAAGGTCAGGCCAACCTGCAGATAGATTCTTGATTTCACGGTCGCGAACGTTAGGATCGCTATACATAGAAACTACTCGAAGGATAAGTTCCTTATCGGCAATATTTGAAGCGCTAACTAGTGCAACAAAACCATCCCAATCTTCACCAAGAGAGGTAACTTCTGGCTTGCTAACCACATCTTTAATCTTCTTGAAATCCTTCTTTACAGCATCCTTAGTAGAAGCACCACGCTTGGCAGAAAGTTTGTCGTTTAATTCAACTGGACCATCTGGAGAAGCGTAAGCCTTTATGGAAAGACCTTGGAAAGATTTATTTACAGTATCACCCTTAACCTTTGC
This window of the uncultured Acetobacteroides sp. genome carries:
- a CDS encoding arginine deiminase family protein, which codes for MEINVSSEFGTLEGVILHSPGAEVENMTPENAQRALYSDILNLSIAKKEYQQVIGVLSKVTQTFEVKDLLAKTLSSPAVKEELVRSICAAEKQYQLVDELLALSPVALSKALIEGLPLKRNNLTTFLSEDRYSLHPLFNFYFTRDASISINNKVLIGKMANKVRDREATIMEAIFNHSGEFSTSTINPYNSQDARQITIEGGDVLIAREDVLVIGNGCRTTTQGIDFILSQILQQDKKGRFHIIVQELPHTPESFIHLDMLFTLLDFNKCMVYEPIILNSNKFQTVHITVDNGTVSIRSVDSILSALRSLGIDLEPIVCGGTKDSWTQEREQWHSGANFFALGPGKVMGYARNVNTLEEMNKHGFEIIRAKDVITNHIDLSAHNRYVVAIDGSELPRGGGGARCMTMPVRRTKISW
- a CDS encoding RNA methyltransferase yields the protein MRKLEVHELNRLDVEEFKRIEKHPVVIVLDNVRSQNNIGSVFRTADAFRIEKVVLTGICSTPPNKEIHKTALGAENSVEWEYFDKCTDAVESLKNAGYTIVSIEQVEGSISLEKFTIDQNAKYALVLGNEVKGVDQEVVQASDCAIEIPQEGTKHSLNVSITAGIVMWEFFRKFSF
- a CDS encoding tetratricopeptide repeat protein, with product MRNIRISYLAWMVAVVLLLGSCSNPEKMKKAVDQVKVSCVPSSLEAKAGTVKAKISVAFPVKFFNKKAVLELTPVLVYNGGELAATAKLLQGEDVKDNNQVISYENGGSYEQEVEFPYSDQLRMAKLELRVKILYKGKTIPFDQPYKLADGVSALYTLATPAAAPIFYDQSYQRVTPEQQSAEILFMINKAIVEKKQLSKSQVKDLEQYIAKVKGDTVNKSFQGLSIKAYASPDGPVELNDKLSAKRGASTKDAVKKDFKKIKDVVSKPEVTSLGEDWDGFVALVSASNIADKELILRVVSMYSDPNVRDREIKNLSAGWPDLKKTILPALRKSNLIANVNSIGLSDDQIKAKIQNKDFSNISADQLVYGAKLSSDPSYKIAAYEGAIQIDSKNYKAINNLGAVYLMQGKVAEAAKQFEAAAAINSDAVVKNNQGAVALAQGKIAEAEKLFVQAGDAGEQVKHNLAYIAITKGQYTAAVDYLAGSNSFNQALALLLVGKTENASKVLEQVNTPKGAYLKAVIAARQGNESALLSNLKQAVSGDASLKKLAATEFEFRAYLQNAAFQSLL
- the sucC gene encoding ADP-forming succinate--CoA ligase subunit beta, which translates into the protein MNLHEYQAKEILAKYGVPVPFGILASSPAEVLDAALRLKEEVNSDSCVIKAQIHAGGRGKGGGVKLAISAEQAYEIAEAMIGMQLVTHQTGVEGKKVRKVLVTENVYSSGSEPLKELYLSILLDRKVGKNSIVYSAEGGVDIEEVALKSPNLIFREIVEPVGLQDYQVRKMGFRLGLSGVSLKNFGRAILAAYNAYVGSDASLLEINPLLKAADGRIFAVDAKMAIDDNALFRNPSIAAYRDENEEDPYEVEAAACKLNFVKLDGNVGCMVNGAGLAMATMDIIKHSGGAPANFLDVGGGASAASVGAGFRIILKDPNVKAILINIFGGIVRCDRVAQGIVSACKEVGTIGIPVIVRLQGTNAIEGKRILDESGLKMRSATSLLDAANLIKSVVA